Proteins encoded in a region of the Babesia bovis T2Bo chromosome 4 map unlocalized Chr4_2, whole genome shotgun sequence genome:
- a CDS encoding variant erythrocyte surface antigen-1 alpha subunit produces MAPIDRKQYIVDKCQKKCQNFLETLKKVEASTKFKELTTSINQLIYTTRLPWIFVLTLAWLVAVVYLAFGAIWPLDWTHMRSHWLRGGEHQWQCMWYKVMTGRKGMELVEYFGREGVEAVTKDNSTLRTVLLSGAKGWGGG; encoded by the exons ATGGCACCAATTGATAGGAAACAGTACATTGTAGACAAGT gtCAGAAGAAGTGTCAAAACTTCCTGGAGACCTTGAAGAAAGTAGAAGCGAGCACCAAATTCAAAGAGCTCACCACCTCCAtcaaccagctcatctacaccaccaggctgccctggatctttgtactgaccctagcctggctagtagcggtagtctacctagcctttggcgccatatggccactggactggacgcatatgaggtcacactggttaagaggtggagaacaccagtggcaatgtatgtggtataaggtgatgacgggacgcaaaggaatggaactggtagagtattttggtagggAAGGGGTGGAAGCAGTGACAAAGGACAATAGTACACTAAGAACTGTCTTGTTATCTGGAGCAAAGGGTTGGGGTGGTGGATAG